In Shouchella patagoniensis, the following are encoded in one genomic region:
- a CDS encoding metallophosphoesterase, which translates to MYKSLKVFLLIMVLMILIVTPDQTVFAKGNKPFTFVWMSDTQYYSLHYPYIFDQMTQWIVDNEREQSLKYVIHTGDVVDHMNNEFEWIQADLAMKKLDQANIPYGVLAGNHDIGHKKLNYKKFGEYFGTERFQQHKQFRGAHKNNEAHYDIIQASGHKFLIVYLGFGWNTDTLTWAQSIIKEHPEHTTILATHRYLQVDGKRSSDGEQLFNELVVPNPSVQLVLSGHFHGTAQRFDRLDDDNDGVNERTVVQILSDYQGYEKGGNGFMRLITFQPLTSSATISTYSPFTKEALIEDADFHHAPMTFSFPIDFK; encoded by the coding sequence ATGTATAAGTCTTTAAAAGTTTTTTTACTAATAATGGTACTAATGATTCTTATTGTTACTCCAGATCAAACGGTTTTTGCAAAAGGAAATAAACCATTCACCTTTGTTTGGATGTCCGATACACAGTATTATTCCTTGCACTATCCGTATATCTTTGATCAAATGACACAATGGATTGTTGATAATGAGCGTGAACAATCATTAAAATATGTTATTCATACAGGGGATGTTGTTGACCACATGAATAACGAATTTGAATGGATTCAAGCGGACCTTGCAATGAAAAAATTAGACCAAGCAAACATTCCTTATGGGGTGCTTGCAGGGAATCATGATATTGGTCATAAAAAGTTGAACTACAAAAAGTTTGGTGAGTATTTTGGTACAGAAAGATTCCAGCAACATAAACAGTTCAGGGGTGCTCACAAAAATAATGAAGCGCATTATGACATCATTCAAGCAAGTGGTCATAAATTCCTTATTGTTTATTTAGGATTCGGGTGGAATACGGACACACTTACTTGGGCACAGTCCATTATTAAAGAACATCCAGAACATACAACGATTCTTGCAACCCACCGTTACTTACAAGTTGATGGCAAACGTTCTTCTGATGGAGAACAACTTTTTAATGAGTTGGTCGTACCTAATCCATCTGTGCAACTAGTTCTAAGCGGTCATTTTCATGGGACTGCTCAACGTTTTGATCGTCTTGATGATGATAACGACGGTGTGAATGAACGCACAGTCGTGCAGATCCTCTCTGATTACCAAGGATATGAAAAAGGGGGCAATGGGTTTATGAGGTTAATTACATTTCAACCCCTTACTTCGTCAGCGACAATTTCAACATACTCACCTTTCACAAAGGAAGCCTTGATAGAAGATGCTGATTTCCATCATGCGCCAATGACGTTTAGCTTTCCTATTGATTTTAAATAA